The following coding sequences lie in one Klebsiella huaxiensis genomic window:
- a CDS encoding fimbrial protein produces MAAMVIWRKTRVAILLCGGLLSWETAAAVEGEITPVGGPKMYNIDVANQDITNNSIGATIPYTFALGGQYSGVASCTIAMENQAIYYSATASLLQQGSSAGYLKLNDYMDVKIEIYIRGQRMAYLPVPFNNESNDAFQNKCVPPTTQFNNFESGAQGRVTFMITKPIVNGVNLLGTEIAKLYGRLGNYSAGMGTTPMSIVSINSGVITVPDKCIVNSGSPITVDFNTIPSSGSQLNGNNYSQSVPIQVKCEGGSFATGNLNIRLGIQQANTASFNSDYLGTTGAVDRSNLGIILKDSGGNLVAANKFYDVPGFNNNQGTWNLTAAPIANAGTNVLEGDFQASATVVAEFQ; encoded by the coding sequence ATGGCTGCTATGGTTATCTGGCGTAAAACCCGCGTCGCTATTTTGCTATGCGGTGGCCTGCTGTCCTGGGAAACCGCAGCGGCAGTTGAAGGGGAAATTACGCCGGTTGGCGGACCTAAAATGTATAATATTGACGTCGCCAACCAGGATATTACCAACAACAGTATCGGGGCGACCATTCCTTATACTTTTGCATTAGGCGGCCAATACTCTGGCGTAGCCAGCTGCACTATCGCCATGGAAAATCAGGCCATCTATTATTCTGCTACTGCCTCGTTACTTCAGCAGGGTAGTTCGGCGGGATATTTAAAACTCAATGATTATATGGATGTGAAAATTGAAATTTACATCCGCGGCCAACGAATGGCGTATCTTCCTGTGCCTTTTAATAATGAATCGAACGATGCATTTCAGAACAAATGCGTGCCACCAACCACTCAGTTTAATAACTTTGAATCCGGCGCTCAGGGGCGGGTGACGTTTATGATCACCAAGCCGATTGTTAACGGCGTAAACCTGTTGGGTACCGAAATAGCTAAACTTTACGGTCGCCTGGGCAATTACAGCGCCGGTATGGGGACCACGCCCATGTCGATTGTCTCAATTAACTCTGGAGTTATTACTGTTCCGGACAAATGTATCGTCAACTCCGGCTCGCCGATCACTGTTGATTTTAACACTATCCCCAGCTCTGGTTCACAGCTTAACGGCAACAACTACAGCCAGTCCGTGCCGATTCAGGTGAAGTGTGAAGGGGGAAGTTTTGCGACCGGTAACTTGAATATTCGCCTGGGAATTCAGCAGGCTAATACCGCCAGTTTTAATAGCGATTATTTAGGTACCACCGGGGCCGTCGACCGCTCCAACCTTGGCATTATCTTGAAGGATTCCGGCGGCAATTTAGTGGCCGCGAATAAGTTTTATGACGTCCCGGGTTTTAATAATAACCAGGGAACCTGGAATCTGACCGCCGCACCGATTGCCAATGCCGGGACCAACGTACTTGAAGGGGATTTCCAGGCATCGGCCACCGTGGTCGCTGAGTTTCAGTAA
- a CDS encoding fimbrial protein — MRQLIASMILICSLPAVTPAHAIGELIGGDLNFKGTVVAQGCSIVPSSKNIAVDFGQISTRSLYAEGKSQPKAFVIELQDCSTDVFNSVTVTFSGTENANMSDRLAITPVAPNSASGIGIGFEESNGTAISLNTPTTAVAISDATMQLNFKAFVEGEPDALSNETLQTGAFQATANYTLNYQ; from the coding sequence ATGCGTCAATTAATCGCATCAATGATACTCATATGTTCGCTACCGGCAGTCACCCCGGCGCATGCCATCGGAGAGCTGATCGGCGGCGATTTAAACTTCAAGGGAACCGTCGTTGCCCAGGGCTGCAGTATCGTGCCTTCGTCAAAAAACATCGCCGTGGATTTTGGCCAAATTTCAACCCGCTCGCTGTACGCCGAAGGGAAATCTCAGCCCAAAGCGTTTGTTATTGAGCTACAGGATTGCAGTACCGATGTCTTTAATTCCGTCACTGTGACCTTTAGCGGGACGGAAAATGCCAATATGAGCGATCGCCTGGCGATTACGCCGGTAGCGCCCAATTCCGCCAGCGGGATTGGTATTGGCTTTGAAGAGAGTAATGGTACGGCTATTTCACTGAATACGCCGACTACCGCGGTTGCCATTTCCGATGCCACCATGCAGTTAAATTTTAAAGCTTTTGTGGAAGGGGAACCGGATGCCTTGAGTAACGAAACCTTGCAAACCGGTGCCTTTCAGGCCACGGCAAATTACACCCTAAACTACCAGTAG
- a CDS encoding DNA-binding response regulator, with translation MSRHFFLYDKNIFFSEGVRSAVADLTAREPDCSFSKIEHFSQLVSTLRSPKKRDELHWILCDVDSLPDERFNALYTIKEHYCRENQQLVILLDSNNLALFFALHSLLPEASWLLKNESLSNFSSFIEDSQALVAKKIFFSRSLINYTRQKWLARDFNNSISSDDWWLMEEIFKGKSLSQISSEQQIDVRRLSRSKRGLMKKLNAKNNVELFNIFKCIVATPCI, from the coding sequence ATGAGCCGCCATTTCTTTCTCTACGATAAAAATATTTTTTTCTCTGAAGGTGTGCGTTCCGCGGTTGCCGATCTTACTGCCCGCGAGCCGGACTGCTCTTTCTCAAAGATCGAACATTTTTCGCAACTGGTTAGCACGCTGCGTTCACCAAAAAAGAGAGATGAGCTGCATTGGATCCTCTGTGATGTCGACAGCTTACCGGATGAACGCTTTAATGCGTTGTATACCATTAAAGAACATTATTGCCGGGAAAATCAGCAACTGGTTATTCTGTTAGATAGCAATAATCTCGCTCTCTTTTTTGCACTGCATTCGCTTCTCCCGGAAGCCAGTTGGTTATTAAAGAATGAATCACTGAGCAACTTTTCTAGCTTTATCGAAGATTCTCAGGCACTAGTAGCAAAAAAAATATTCTTTAGCCGTTCGTTGATTAACTACACACGGCAAAAATGGTTGGCAAGAGATTTTAATAACAGCATCTCCAGCGATGACTGGTGGTTGATGGAAGAAATATTCAAAGGAAAATCGCTTTCGCAAATTTCCTCTGAGCAACAAATTGATGTTCGTCGCTTAAGCCGCAGTAAACGAGGGCTGATGAAAAAATTAAACGCCAAAAATAACGTTGAGCTGTTTAACATTTTCAAGTGTATCGTCGCCACGCCTTGCATATAG
- a CDS encoding DUF4762 family protein has product MQKLSMIEAAGIIGGTCKETCTSSYETVVVGGVSSCKEVTTCTDKHGNSTVSMKDAADGMCVVPNRIRQ; this is encoded by the coding sequence ATGCAAAAATTAAGCATGATTGAAGCAGCGGGTATTATTGGCGGGACCTGTAAGGAAACTTGCACCAGCTCTTACGAAACTGTGGTTGTTGGTGGTGTTTCTTCTTGTAAAGAAGTGACCACCTGCACGGATAAGCACGGCAACTCAACCGTTAGCATGAAAGATGCTGCTGATGGTATGTGCGTAGTACCGAACCGCATCCGTCAGTAA
- a CDS encoding DsbA family protein, with translation MKIKPITAVGYTFLVALISSLMTVLCYHIFVFNTFSFDSSKPSALRKIDDGIIASSPIKHESSIIEVLSYGCHYCASNEEDIEKFAATLPADSTFEVIHITAERNGLAVYAPVFATLEVMGLERQTRDSAFNAVMVRGINLADDEALNTWLKKNDIDVAKYHQVRQSKAVAERLEYMAEITELYDINATPLFIVNKKYVVAKDRQFPEFADYMRQLLAQDKE, from the coding sequence ATGAAAATAAAACCTATTACCGCTGTTGGCTACACGTTTCTGGTGGCGTTAATTTCGTCGCTGATGACTGTTTTGTGTTATCACATCTTTGTATTTAATACTTTTTCATTCGATAGCAGTAAGCCTTCGGCGCTACGGAAAATTGACGATGGAATTATTGCCAGTAGCCCAATAAAACATGAGAGCAGTATTATTGAAGTACTGTCCTATGGCTGCCACTACTGCGCGTCGAATGAGGAAGATATCGAAAAATTTGCCGCCACCTTACCGGCAGATAGCACCTTCGAAGTTATCCATATTACCGCTGAAAGAAATGGTCTGGCAGTTTATGCACCGGTTTTTGCGACGCTTGAAGTGATGGGCCTTGAGCGTCAGACGCGCGACTCGGCATTTAACGCGGTAATGGTTCGCGGTATTAATTTAGCTGATGATGAAGCGCTGAATACCTGGCTGAAAAAGAACGATATTGATGTGGCGAAATATCATCAGGTACGCCAAAGCAAAGCCGTTGCCGAGCGGCTGGAATATATGGCGGAAATCACCGAGCTCTATGACATTAACGCGACGCCGTTGTTTATTGTTAATAAAAAATACGTCGTGGCGAAGGATCGTCAATTTCCTGAATTTGCCGACTATATGCGTCAGCTGTTAGCTCAGGACAAGGAGTAA
- a CDS encoding lysophospholipid acyltransferase family protein, whose amino-acid sequence MTRFLIVWGVFSVRKWSAQLAWRHRPFAAYGQKAVRAVMPYTPMSLLLPTVRALCTLRLLGRQYRGRTAVATQNYRCLTDGDGRVDAAWIAMRRQLLEMGATWGQHPATLRQMQACTQELNAVVAPLVAQKTPVVLAPLHCVSDILAAMVGAGVTPGKASVVVSSSAESYTVASRAMGGVALSYCSIHQDNTSLASELMALMTNVSEGRENMIIFPDIPADYTVQTHEAQSGKISCRLFGRPAKLHNGVQRFSRIVSAQVVFYHLYYQQGIKIKIYSPLSPKEVAATLPTIIENTLRDYPQDWLLWHSHSLYFINH is encoded by the coding sequence GTGACGCGCTTTCTGATCGTCTGGGGCGTCTTCAGCGTAAGAAAATGGTCCGCGCAGCTTGCCTGGCGACACCGTCCTTTTGCCGCCTACGGGCAAAAGGCGGTGCGGGCAGTGATGCCTTATACCCCTATGTCGCTGTTGTTGCCAACCGTTCGCGCGCTGTGCACGCTGCGGCTGTTGGGCAGACAATATCGCGGGCGTACCGCCGTGGCGACGCAGAACTATCGCTGCCTGACCGATGGCGATGGGCGAGTTGACGCCGCGTGGATCGCCATGCGCCGCCAACTGCTGGAGATGGGCGCGACCTGGGGTCAGCACCCGGCAACGTTGCGCCAGATGCAGGCGTGTACGCAAGAGCTTAATGCGGTGGTTGCGCCACTGGTGGCGCAAAAGACGCCGGTGGTCCTCGCGCCGCTGCACTGCGTTTCCGATATTTTAGCCGCGATGGTCGGGGCCGGCGTGACGCCGGGCAAAGCCAGCGTGGTGGTCTCGTCCAGCGCGGAAAGCTACACCGTCGCCAGCCGCGCAATGGGCGGCGTCGCGCTCTCTTACTGCTCCATCCACCAGGATAATACATCGCTGGCCAGCGAGCTGATGGCGCTAATGACTAACGTCTCTGAAGGGCGGGAAAATATGATTATTTTCCCCGATATTCCAGCCGATTACACCGTTCAGACCCATGAAGCACAGTCCGGGAAAATAAGCTGTCGGCTATTTGGCCGTCCGGCAAAACTACACAACGGCGTACAGCGGTTTTCGCGCATCGTGTCGGCGCAGGTGGTTTTTTATCACCTCTATTATCAGCAAGGGATAAAAATAAAAATCTATTCCCCGCTGTCGCCAAAAGAGGTCGCGGCAACGTTGCCGACGATTATTGAAAATACCCTGCGTGATTATCCGCAGGATTGGCTTTTGTGGCACAGCCATTCGCTCTATTTTATTAATCACTGA
- a CDS encoding peptidase domain-containing ABC transporter yields MKKIIPDMVFQEETNECGLSCIAMLAQTQNIHCSLPALREIFPASDHGTSLSDLSVILQQVGIATAPVLFDHDELHGLPFPSILHYGASHYVLLAWSKGDYVCVMNPAIGQQWLPFSALKKEISGYALILEESPSAGVIPNPVIAETQQEMPRAMSLKETAAVPGIYKLMLLTFLVALTLFLMPTMVSRAINQAFSDVQNTDFPYLWFILAFVVSTLLALGVRVISERFIRRFVLLNSDIGFSRLLNNPLRFFEKRAPGDVFSRFIAWQSGMLQKIELDNGLRSDWIICVIAIGIMFWISPVLALISAVGIVVMGLISVWAIFRDRWYTQQLQLKSAVLNDFFMETLQGVLTIKTAGLETQRKAQFARLSHDLFTCLQRQKVYQQVKEGLYQLTGSLEMVVFMLVVLPLVHAKQISLGDFFAYSFLRQIFTSYVTRMFYAVIRKSQLHVIDTRAQGLFTKHELASPLISPLSGTAVPRLAFERVSFHYNPQRPVLNAVDLVLEPGDQIAIVGDSGAGKSTLLRLMTGLFSAQDGRILLNNAEASAQQLTSQVWLQSQEDILFNASVLQNITLFDPWYSDSDRGRVEALIDKMALGPVVQALPGGMEALIRESHSALSLGQRQRLMLARALYSTRPILLFDEPTANLDDETAETVIAALCQHCREQGKTLIVVTHSELIVNHFARVYRLNEGELRDIAQGVPVQ; encoded by the coding sequence ATGAAAAAGATTATCCCCGATATGGTTTTTCAGGAAGAGACCAACGAGTGCGGCCTTTCCTGTATTGCGATGCTGGCGCAAACCCAGAATATTCACTGCTCTCTCCCGGCATTACGCGAAATTTTCCCGGCGTCCGATCATGGAACATCGTTGAGCGATTTATCCGTCATCCTGCAACAGGTTGGCATTGCCACTGCTCCGGTGCTCTTCGATCATGATGAGCTACATGGGCTGCCGTTCCCCTCAATTTTACATTACGGTGCCAGTCACTATGTCCTGTTGGCGTGGAGCAAAGGGGATTACGTCTGCGTGATGAACCCGGCAATTGGCCAACAGTGGTTGCCGTTTTCGGCGCTAAAAAAAGAGATTAGCGGCTATGCGCTGATCCTCGAAGAATCCCCCTCTGCGGGCGTAATCCCCAATCCTGTTATCGCCGAAACGCAACAGGAGATGCCGCGGGCCATGAGCCTGAAGGAGACGGCTGCGGTACCGGGCATTTACAAGCTGATGCTATTAACCTTTCTGGTGGCGTTAACGCTGTTTTTAATGCCGACGATGGTCAGCCGCGCGATTAATCAGGCGTTCTCCGATGTTCAGAACACGGATTTTCCATATCTGTGGTTCATCCTCGCCTTTGTGGTCTCCACGCTGTTAGCGCTGGGTGTCAGGGTGATCAGCGAACGTTTTATCCGCCGTTTTGTATTGCTTAATAGTGATATTGGTTTTTCGCGATTGCTGAATAATCCCCTGCGCTTTTTTGAAAAGCGCGCGCCGGGGGATGTTTTCAGCCGCTTTATTGCCTGGCAGAGCGGCATGCTGCAAAAAATTGAGCTGGATAACGGCCTGCGCTCGGACTGGATTATTTGCGTTATCGCCATTGGCATTATGTTCTGGATCTCCCCGGTGCTGGCGCTGATTTCCGCCGTGGGCATTGTGGTGATGGGGTTAATTAGCGTCTGGGCGATATTTCGCGACCGCTGGTATACGCAGCAGCTTCAGCTCAAAAGCGCGGTGCTAAATGACTTTTTCATGGAGACCCTTCAGGGGGTATTAACCATTAAAACCGCCGGGCTGGAAACCCAGCGCAAAGCGCAGTTTGCTCGCCTGTCGCATGACCTTTTTACCTGCCTGCAACGGCAGAAAGTGTATCAGCAGGTGAAAGAAGGGCTGTATCAACTGACCGGCAGCCTCGAAATGGTGGTTTTTATGCTGGTAGTGCTGCCGCTGGTACATGCAAAACAGATCTCCCTGGGCGACTTCTTTGCCTACAGCTTTTTGCGGCAAATTTTTACCTCCTACGTCACGCGGATGTTCTATGCCGTTATCCGTAAATCGCAACTGCATGTAATTGATACCCGCGCACAGGGATTGTTTACGAAGCATGAGCTTGCTTCTCCCCTGATTTCTCCGCTCAGCGGAACAGCGGTTCCGCGACTGGCGTTCGAGCGGGTGAGCTTTCATTACAACCCGCAAAGGCCAGTATTAAACGCGGTGGACCTCGTACTTGAGCCTGGCGATCAGATAGCCATTGTTGGCGATTCCGGTGCCGGAAAGAGCACCTTGCTGCGGCTGATGACCGGACTTTTTTCCGCGCAGGATGGGCGAATTTTGCTGAACAATGCTGAGGCGAGTGCCCAACAACTGACCTCGCAGGTGTGGTTGCAAAGTCAGGAAGACATCCTGTTTAACGCCTCGGTGTTGCAAAACATCACCCTGTTTGACCCGTGGTACAGCGACAGCGACCGTGGGCGAGTGGAAGCGCTGATCGATAAAATGGCGCTGGGGCCGGTGGTACAGGCGCTGCCTGGGGGAATGGAAGCGCTAATTCGCGAAAGCCACTCCGCGCTCTCTTTAGGCCAGCGCCAGAGGCTGATGTTGGCGAGGGCGCTCTACAGTACCCGACCGATTTTACTGTTCGATGAGCCAACCGCCAATCTTGATGATGAAACCGCAGAGACGGTCATCGCCGCGCTGTGTCAGCACTGTCGCGAACAGGGCAAAACGCTGATTGTCGTGACCCACAGTGAGCTGATTGTGAACCACTTTGCGCGAGTATATCGCCTGAACGAAGGCGAGCTGCGCGATATTGCGCAGGGAGTGCCGGTCCAATGA
- a CDS encoding efflux RND transporter periplasmic adaptor subunit → MTRAFFRRPKMLLFALAAMAAIVAAVFYQQSRPAQAESLYTVALDRGDIEKVVLASGIIKPAVQVSVGAQVSGQLRKLFVRQGERVQKGQLLAEIDPTLQLSDLRNATAQLASARAQKLASEATLVQYRKALTREQAMNRDGSGVNSDLEQAQAQYAAQVQQIAVNEAQIVQAEMSVQTANANLGYTRILAPMDGEVLGIVTREGQTIVSSQIAPTILVLADLDKMQVQTRISEADIQKIHPGQPLWFYVIADPQTRYEGELGYVQPAPQEALEEQNSGASASNQQSTAIYYNGTFEVDNRQRLLKTSMTAQVFIRIAQAKEALRIPVAALGRSLGNERYRVVVQKASGSEERTVRIGINDRQYAQVLEGLQPGERVVIPQDAGSI, encoded by the coding sequence ATGACGCGAGCATTTTTCCGCCGTCCTAAAATGTTGCTGTTTGCGCTGGCCGCGATGGCGGCCATTGTCGCTGCCGTTTTCTACCAGCAATCGCGTCCGGCACAGGCCGAATCGCTCTATACCGTCGCCCTCGATCGTGGAGATATCGAAAAGGTGGTACTGGCGAGCGGCATCATCAAACCTGCCGTCCAGGTGAGCGTTGGCGCTCAGGTCAGCGGGCAGTTGCGCAAGCTGTTTGTTCGTCAAGGGGAGCGGGTGCAAAAAGGGCAACTGCTGGCCGAAATCGACCCGACTTTACAGCTTTCAGACTTACGCAACGCCACCGCGCAGCTGGCCAGCGCCAGAGCACAGAAGTTAGCCTCTGAAGCGACGCTGGTGCAGTACCGCAAAGCGTTGACCCGCGAGCAGGCCATGAATCGCGATGGCTCTGGTGTGAACAGCGACCTTGAACAGGCGCAGGCGCAATATGCCGCGCAGGTACAGCAGATTGCGGTCAATGAGGCGCAGATTGTGCAAGCGGAAATGAGCGTGCAGACCGCCAACGCCAACCTCGGCTATACGCGCATTCTCGCCCCTATGGACGGCGAAGTACTGGGCATTGTCACCCGTGAAGGGCAAACCATCGTCTCCTCACAAATCGCGCCGACTATTCTGGTGCTTGCCGACCTTGATAAAATGCAGGTGCAAACGCGCATTTCCGAAGCCGATATCCAGAAAATCCATCCCGGACAGCCGCTGTGGTTTTACGTGATTGCCGACCCGCAAACGCGTTATGAGGGGGAGCTTGGCTATGTCCAGCCCGCGCCGCAGGAGGCGCTGGAAGAGCAAAACTCCGGGGCTTCCGCCAGCAATCAGCAAAGCACAGCCATTTACTACAACGGCACCTTTGAGGTGGATAACCGCCAGCGACTGCTGAAAACCTCGATGACTGCGCAGGTATTTATCCGCATTGCGCAGGCCAAGGAGGCGTTGCGCATTCCAGTTGCTGCGCTGGGGCGTTCGCTGGGCAATGAGCGCTATCGTGTGGTGGTGCAGAAGGCGAGCGGCAGCGAGGAGCGCACCGTTCGTATCGGCATTAACGACCGCCAGTACGCGCAGGTCCTTGAAGGCTTGCAGCCCGGTGAGCGGGTGGTGATCCCGCAGGATGCAGGGTCAATCTGA
- a CDS encoding ABC transporter permease translates to MVKSLIQLNNVTRSFIAGTQTIPVLKSVSLTIMPGEMVAIMGASGSGKSTLMNIIGCLDKPSSGEVYINGIATHLADSAALAELRSRWLGFIFQRYHLMPYLTAEENIAIPALYTAMPATERQARIALLAGKLGIDTRLGHKPAQLSGGQQQRVSVCRALINGAQIILADEPTGALDSASGRALMDVLHQLNADGHTVIIVTHDREVAQQAQRIVEISDGQIVADRTNCAQDKRDIQRLPTVQDNGRASLSRSVGESVRMAWRALLGHRMRAFLSMLGIIIGISSVVSSMAVGEGARQTIMNEIGKLGNTTLEIRPGTGWGSKRPDMERALSLEDITSLSKQPWVLGVSPIVSSMTTAVRQGLDSSMILSGVSADYFSLQGIRFIQGNGFTLRDVNDREPVLVLDETSKETLFPGNEDPLDKIVQIAGAPWRVIGVASKPGPKVVSGFMSAWIPYTSLLQRISGDKPLEALTLRFQETLSPREAAQRAERHLIREHGKKDFFVQTDEQLAKALQKTSDSMSLLITAIAAISLLVGGVGVMNIMLVSVTERTHEIGIRLSVGARPSDIMHQFLIEAVMICALGGLTGVIGSWAAGNLFALLTQEFSMVFTWLPVAMACGFSALIGLTFGYFPARRAARLNPTEALARE, encoded by the coding sequence ATGGTGAAGTCTTTAATCCAGCTTAATAACGTCACCCGCTCTTTTATCGCCGGAACGCAGACGATTCCGGTGCTGAAATCGGTGTCCCTGACCATTATGCCCGGCGAAATGGTGGCGATAATGGGCGCTTCCGGCTCGGGTAAATCGACGTTGATGAACATTATCGGCTGCCTGGACAAACCCAGCAGCGGCGAGGTTTATATCAACGGCATTGCTACTCATCTGGCCGATAGCGCGGCGCTTGCCGAACTGCGTAGCCGCTGGTTAGGGTTTATTTTTCAGCGCTATCACCTGATGCCTTATTTAACGGCGGAAGAGAACATCGCCATTCCCGCCTTATATACCGCGATGCCTGCAACTGAACGTCAGGCGCGAATCGCGCTGCTGGCGGGAAAGCTGGGCATTGATACGCGCTTAGGGCATAAACCCGCGCAGCTCTCCGGCGGGCAGCAGCAGCGTGTCAGCGTGTGCCGGGCGCTGATCAACGGCGCGCAGATTATTCTTGCTGATGAACCCACCGGGGCGCTGGATAGCGCCAGCGGCAGGGCGCTGATGGATGTTCTGCACCAGTTGAACGCCGATGGCCATACGGTGATTATCGTGACCCACGATCGCGAGGTGGCGCAGCAGGCGCAGCGGATCGTCGAGATCAGCGATGGGCAGATTGTTGCCGATCGCACGAATTGCGCTCAGGACAAACGTGATATTCAGCGGCTGCCGACGGTACAGGATAACGGTCGGGCTTCGCTGTCGCGCAGCGTAGGCGAGTCGGTACGAATGGCATGGCGTGCACTGCTGGGCCATCGGATGCGCGCCTTTTTGTCGATGTTGGGGATTATCATCGGCATCTCATCGGTGGTTTCCTCGATGGCGGTAGGCGAAGGCGCCCGGCAGACCATCATGAACGAAATTGGCAAACTGGGTAATACCACGCTTGAAATTCGCCCCGGTACCGGTTGGGGCAGCAAGCGCCCGGATATGGAGCGCGCGCTGTCGCTGGAGGATATCACCAGCCTCAGCAAGCAGCCCTGGGTGCTGGGGGTGTCGCCGATTGTCTCCAGCATGACTACCGCAGTGCGCCAGGGCCTGGATTCCTCGATGATCCTCTCCGGGGTTTCCGCCGACTATTTTTCGTTGCAGGGGATTCGCTTTATTCAGGGCAACGGCTTTACCTTACGCGACGTCAACGATCGGGAGCCGGTACTGGTGCTGGATGAAACCAGTAAAGAGACGCTGTTTCCCGGTAATGAAGATCCGCTGGATAAAATTGTGCAAATCGCCGGTGCGCCGTGGCGGGTGATCGGCGTTGCCAGCAAGCCGGGGCCGAAAGTGGTCAGCGGGTTTATGTCGGCGTGGATCCCCTATACCTCGCTATTACAGCGGATTTCCGGTGATAAGCCGCTGGAGGCGCTAACGCTGCGCTTTCAGGAGACGCTGTCGCCGAGAGAGGCCGCGCAGCGTGCGGAAAGGCATCTTATTCGCGAGCATGGCAAAAAAGATTTCTTTGTCCAGACCGATGAACAGCTCGCCAAAGCGCTGCAAAAAACCTCCGATTCAATGTCGCTGCTGATCACCGCGATTGCCGCTATTTCACTACTGGTCGGCGGCGTTGGGGTGATGAATATCATGCTGGTTTCCGTTACCGAGCGAACCCATGAGATCGGTATCCGACTCTCGGTCGGCGCGCGTCCCTCCGATATCATGCACCAGTTTTTGATTGAGGCGGTGATGATCTGCGCGCTCGGCGGGCTGACGGGGGTCATTGGCTCCTGGGCCGCCGGGAACCTGTTTGCTCTGCTGACGCAGGAGTTCTCGATGGTCTTTACGTGGCTCCCGGTGGCGATGGCCTGCGGCTTTTCCGCTCTGATTGGCCTGACGTTCGGCTATTTCCCGGCGCGGCGAGCGGCGCGACTCAATCCTACGGAGGCGCTGGCCCGCGAATGA
- a CDS encoding TolC family protein, translating to MRLGTFLPLILLLTGCGNLTRSDYQRPLLSVPENWQRTEGQNIAPSQVEDGRWWDRFGDERLSRVLGQVLESNNDLAAAALTLKQARISAGLTQTNISPDATLNGSGSNSKPLNSGRSQESYSTSLSLSYELDLWGKLARIREQSEWEAVASEQDYHATILSTIDTTAQLYWNIALLNQQMVYQEVSFDIARQTLAQIESWQRAGKVGLLDVLQARQTVISRQNQLLALKQQRAISRNALALLLNRPPSQHTDEAHALDVRQHVAIANATPLAALASRPDLQAAESRLRAALAGSDAARLSFYPTLSLQGTLSAGSQIFHQWFNDPLRTVGGSVSAPFIQWNTVQLTVEQASVKVQQEAVNFRRTAYTALSEVDNAMEKRLNADEQRERLLQSLQLGQQRLTLTGSRYRAGAVDYQTLLNAQDALLDVQNSLAQNQYDYLYATLQLWLAQGGSNPQQRTSQNESQ from the coding sequence ATGAGATTAGGTACTTTTTTACCGCTGATCCTGCTGCTCACGGGCTGCGGTAACCTGACCCGCAGCGATTATCAGCGCCCGCTGTTGTCGGTGCCGGAAAACTGGCAGCGAACAGAAGGGCAGAATATCGCCCCTTCGCAGGTGGAAGATGGCCGATGGTGGGATCGCTTCGGCGACGAGCGTTTGTCGCGCGTGCTGGGTCAGGTGCTGGAAAGCAATAACGATCTGGCCGCTGCCGCATTAACTCTCAAGCAGGCGCGTATTTCTGCCGGGCTAACCCAGACCAATATCAGTCCCGACGCCACGCTCAACGGCTCCGGCAGCAATTCGAAGCCGTTAAACAGCGGGCGTTCGCAGGAGAGCTACAGCACCTCGTTGTCGCTGAGCTATGAACTGGATCTCTGGGGCAAGCTGGCGCGCATTCGCGAACAAAGCGAGTGGGAAGCGGTTGCCAGCGAGCAGGATTATCATGCGACGATCCTGTCGACGATCGATACCACCGCGCAGCTGTACTGGAACATCGCCCTGTTAAATCAGCAAATGGTTTATCAGGAGGTGAGTTTCGATATTGCCAGGCAGACGCTAGCGCAGATTGAGTCATGGCAACGGGCGGGGAAAGTTGGACTACTTGATGTTCTACAGGCCCGGCAGACGGTTATCAGCCGCCAGAATCAGCTGCTCGCCCTGAAGCAGCAGCGGGCGATTTCGCGCAACGCGCTGGCGCTGCTGCTCAATCGCCCACCGTCGCAGCATACCGATGAGGCCCATGCACTAGATGTTCGCCAGCACGTCGCCATTGCCAACGCCACGCCGCTGGCCGCGCTCGCCAGCCGTCCGGATCTTCAGGCCGCGGAATCACGCCTGCGTGCGGCGTTGGCGGGCTCAGATGCCGCGCGGCTGAGCTTCTATCCCACGCTTTCGTTGCAGGGGACGCTTAGCGCCGGAAGCCAGATTTTTCACCAATGGTTTAACGATCCGCTGCGGACCGTCGGCGGCAGCGTGAGTGCGCCCTTTATCCAGTGGAATACGGTGCAGCTCACCGTGGAACAGGCCAGCGTAAAGGTGCAGCAGGAGGCGGTGAACTTCCGCCGCACGGCCTATACCGCGCTGTCGGAAGTGGATAACGCCATGGAGAAGCGGCTAAACGCCGACGAGCAGCGCGAGCGCTTGCTGCAATCGTTGCAACTGGGCCAGCAGCGTCTGACGCTCACCGGGAGCCGCTATCGTGCAGGCGCGGTGGATTATCAAACCCTGCTGAACGCCCAGGATGCGCTGCTTGATGTGCAAAATAGTCTTGCGCAAAACCAGTACGACTATCTTTATGCCACTTTGCAGCTCTGGCTGGCGCAAGGTGGCAGTAACCCGCAACAGAGGACATCCCAAAATGAGTCACAGTAA